The window atggaactagagtgtattgtggtaagcgaaataagtcagagaaagataaatatatgatttcattcatgtggaatttaagacacaaaacagatgaacataagggaagggaaggaaaaatacgattaaaacagagagggaggcaaaccataagcgactcttaaatgtggagaacaaactgagggttgctggagggatgttgggtggagggaggagctaaatgggggatgggcattaaggagggcactgttgggatgagcactgggtgtcgtatgtaactgacaaatctctaaattctactcctgaagtcattattacactatatgttaactaacttggatttaaataaaatttagaagttattttatttatttttaatatattttttaacatttattcactttttgagagacggagtgtgagcagggcacaggcagagagagagggagacacagaatccgaagcaggtgccaggctccgagctgtcagcacagagcccgatgtgatgtggggctcgaattcacgaaccgtgcaatcatgacccgagctgaagtcagacacttaaccgactgagccacccaggcgcccctaaaagttattttaaaaaaacatttaatgtccATCTTTGGAGGTTACTTGCACTCTAATATTTTCTAAGAATGtgcaaaatgaaaggagaaaatcaaaatttaatctttttttttctatacaaatTATAGTTTGAAGGGGTTAAATAGCTGATGACTCGAGGTTTCTTTTAAAGAATCCcagctaaggggcacctggatggctcagtcggttgagcatccaacttcggctcaggccatgatctcacggttcatgagttcgagccccgcgctgggctctgtgctgacagctcggagcccggagcctgcttccgattctgtgtctcgctctctctttgACCcgtgccctgctcacactctgtctctcaaaaatgaataaagattaaaaaaaaattgttttaagaattcTAGCTAAGAAATGCAGAAGTATTAGAAAGTCACCATTTTATGATGCCTAACAATACACGCCAAAAATAATCCTCAGAGGCTGCTGAAGCCCTTGGATGAAAGGTTGATGTGGCGACTGATGAGGGGCGGGCCAGCCTGACGTCCAGGAGCCTACTGGACGTCACTACAGGTGGGACAAACAGAGGGTCCCCCGAGGGGAAGCGGTGGGAAGCCCACAGCCCTCTGAAGATCAGCTGGGGCACGCAGGACCAGCCCTGGAGGGTTCAGTCTGGCAAATCCAGCCAGAAGTGGCCATGGGAAATTCTCAACCACGAGCGTGCTGGTTTCCTCCGCACCTAAGCGCCACAAGCACAGAAAAGGAGACGAAAGTGACTTGACTGAGGTATAGTAAAtacatttggtctttgtccccggttcctgacacagagctcccaAATCCCCTGGAGTTTCCTCAATGATTGGAGCGGTTTTTGTAACAAGCCCCTTTCCACCGTCCCAGAGTCGACGTCGACGGGATGACTCTCAGGGGCCTCCGGATGGCTCCGGGGTGGAGGGTAGGGTGGgggactggtcaccagaaagtCCGAGCCGTGATCAGGGGACTGGGACTTtcggccccaccccaccccaacctctggggaggggggggaagtcTGGAGATCGAGTTAATCATCAATGGCTAACGATTTAAGCCATCCTGTCATTTAATGAAACCTCTATAAAAAGCCCCAAGTGACGGGCTTCAGCTTCTGGTTGGTGGGCACTGGGCGGAGCTGGGAGGGCACCGCACCCACAGGGGCACggacgcccccgcccccacccccagcgagTCCTCTACGTCTCTTGCATTCGGCTGTTCCCGAGTCACAGCCTTTATAATAAACCGGTAACTGCAAATAAGGTGTTTTCCTGAGTCCTGCGAGTTGTTTTAGCAAGTAGTCAAACCTGAGGGGGGGTCATGGGGACCCATGTATTTGCAGTCTGCTGGCATGAGCGTGGGCAGCCTGGGCACCCCTCCTGTGGCGTCTGGACTACGGGCCCTCTTGTGGCACTGAGCCTGCAGGGTCTGGGCTGACTCCAGAGAGCATCAGAATTTACTTGAACCGTGGGATACCCGGGTGGTTTCGGACGGTCGGTGTAAGAAAAACATCTCAGCAGCACGCTGTCCAAGTGCATGGTGTTGATTCCATCTGGACCCTGATGTACATAGACCAGCCTGAACAGGGGTTTTGAGACCGGGAAAAGGTGAACATTCAGTATCTGATAATACTAAGAAGCACTGTTAATTTTGGTAGGTGTGTTACTGGTGGCGTTGTGTTGAAAATGAGTCCTTATCTTCGCAGGTGAAATGGAGAAGGCAGAGGccccccaaaaattaaaatgaaaagttaaaaaataaaaataaaaaaaataaacgttaagggtggggagggcttttaaaaacttatataaataaaaaaaaatacctaagaaaACTAAACATTGGGAAATGCACAGGGACGTGAACAGGCAGTTCACAAAAGAAATAGGAGAATGTGCTCTTTTAGGGGCACTCAGTGGGTGAAGCGTGCAACTCTGTATCTCGGGGCTGTGAGtaggagccccacatcgggtacagagattatttaaaaataaaatcttaaaggggcgcctcggtggctcggtgaagcgtctgacttcggctcaggtcgtgatctcacggttcgtgggtttaagcccctcatcgggctctgtggtgaccgctcggagcctggagcccgcttcggattctgtgtctccctctctctctgcccctaacccactcgcattctgtctctgtctctctcaagaataaacatttaaaaaaaatgttttttaaaaacagaaaaaaaaagaacagagactaCATGCTACACGTAACAACACAgttgatctcacggtcgtgagagtgagccccacatcagactctatgctgaatgtgggcctgcttgggattctctctctctctctctctctctctctctctctccctctgcccctctcccccactcatgctcttgctctgtctcaacataaaatgtaaaaaacgtttttgcacacaaatgttcacagcagcattttccgtaatagccaaaatgtgacaaacccaaatgtccgtcaactgatgaatgtggtgtatccacaatggaatattattcatccataaaaaaagaacaaagatggggcgcctggggggctcagtcggttggccgtctgtcttcggctcaggtcatgatctcacagctcgtgagttcgagccccgcatcgggctctgtgctgacagctcggagcctggagctgcttcggattctgcgtctccctctctctctctctgcccctcccctgctcacactctgtctctctgtcaaaaataaatacataaacattaaaaattaaaaaaaattatatggacaTTTTAAGGACCTTGCACaggcaaaacaattttgaaaagaataatgcTGATGGCTACAGtgttttatgctaagcaaaataagtccgagaaagacagatactgcatcatatgatttcactcatatgtggaatttaagaaacaaaacagatgaacataagggaagggaaagaataatAAGATtcaaacagagaggcaaaccataagagactcttaaatacagagaacaaactgaggactgctggaggggagggggagggggaggggctaaatgggggatgggcattaaggagggcacttgttgggatgagcattccctgggtgtcatatgtactttaaagtttatttgttctttatatatttatgtatatattcatttttatataacccaacgtggggctcgaactcaagaccccaagatcaagagtcgcatgctcttcgactgacccagccaggcgccccaacaaagaCATTTTGATGGGGGAAATTATTAGTCTTTTCGATAAGTACGGAAGCAATTACATATCCCTAAACAAAACAATCGGTCCTTGACTCTTAACtgatgccatacacaaaaataaactctaaatggattACAGGCCTAAATGGAAGCTGAAATTctaaaactaccaaaaaaaaaaaatagaggaggaaatCTTTACAATTTTGGCTCAGGCAAAGAGTTCTGAGACACAACACAAAAAGTGTGAGCCacgaaaaaaagcaaaaacaagaacaaaaaacaaaacacaaaacaagacaaatgacgttagacttcattaaaataaaaggttttgtCTTCAGaagacactatcaagaaaatgcaagtcggggcgcctgggtggctcagcgggtcgAGCacctgtccaacttcagctcaggtcgtgatctcgcggttcacgggtccaagccccacatcgagctctgtgctgacagctcagagccttggagcctgctttggattctgcgtctctctctctttctgccgctcccctgctcgtgctgtctcaaaaataaaataaagcattgaaaaaaattaaaaaagaaaagaaaatgaaagtcacGCCACGGACAATATTTCCAAGTCATACGTGAGAAAAGACTCCTATCCAGAATGTGTAAGGACTATGATAACTGAATACCAGAGTGCAATTTAAAGATGGACAAAAGGCTTGAGTAGATGTTTTACCAAGAAGCCCCTTCATCAGGGGCTGCAAAGCAGACCCCCAAGGAGACATCACGTCACACCCAGCtttaatcaaaaagacagacaatgcCACGAATTGTCAAGGGTGTGCCTGAGTGGAACCTTCTCGTATTGCTGGCAGGATTGTGAAATGGTACATCCACCTTGGAAATCAGGGGGGATTCCGCTCTCGGGAATCtagccaagagaaatgaacatATGTTCCCACAAAGATAAATGCAAATGTTCATAACAGACAAACGGAAGTGAAAAGTCCATCAATTACCAAGGAATGCAGGCAAATGTGGGTGGTGTACTTGCACAATAAACGGGACAGCATGCACATCCTGTGCCTTCGATGGAATGTACAAACATCGCTCTAGGCGGGATCACGAAGCACCGTAGGACCACGCGTTGTATAATGCCACTGACACGAAATGTTCAGGAAAGGCAAATATATAGGTACAGGAAGCAGGACACAGGTGCCAGGGTCTGGGAGTGATGGTGGGGGCACACATCAGTGACAAAGAGCTCAAGGTAAAGTCTGTAATGATGTTTATTCAACCCGacaaatttaccaaaaaataattgaatgatAAACTGTCCATGAGCGGATTTGGTCAATCATACCTCGATAAAGTTGTaaacaaggcacctgggtggttcggcgTGTTAGgcaaccagctcttggtttcggctcaggtcatggtctcacggttcgggagttcgagcccccgaGTTGGGTCTGCAATGTCCgctaagcctgcttggaatttgctctctccctctctctctgtccctctcctgctctctctctctctctctcaaaataaataaataaacatttgggacaAAAaagctgtaggggcacctgggtggctcagtcggttgagtgaccaactcttggtttcagctcaggtcatgatctcacggttcatgagttccagccccatatcgggctctgcgctgacagtgtggaacctgcttgggattctctctctccctctttctctgcccctcccctgctcgtgctcgaatgaacgcacgctctctctcaaaataaataagtaaactttaagatTACAAAAAATGTTGTTTGCTGAGCCAAACCACCTGAAGGTTACGCTAAGGTGTAAGGTTTATTTTCACAGCAGGCTCCCAGCCCCACCAGCCACCCCCGGGTCAGGTATGGCCAGGCTGTTATACCGGGTGTTCATATCCCTTAGGTTCTTtgctaatttgtctttttttttttttaatgttcatttattttgagagagcgtgcgagAGCGAGcttgagggaggtggggagagagagagagagagagagagagagagagagggagaatcccaaggatgctccacgctgtcagcaaaagcccaatgcggggctggatgccatgaaccacgagatcatgaccggagccaagtcaagagtcggacactcgaccgactgagccacttgggcgccTCTCTTTGCTAACTTGATAAAAGGTTCAAAATAGTGTCACTGCTCCCTCGTGACGGTGCGAAGTATGCGCCACATCACATTTGAAGGGGTCTGGTTCCCACAGGTTCGAACTGCACCCCACAGGAAGGACGGAGGACGGGGACTGGTCAGGGCGGTGGTGTGGGGCCACCAGCCGGGTCTCAGCCACGGGAGACTGTACGGGACCCCGGGATCCTTCAACACGACACCacatggagcagagagaggatgaTTCTATCGACTGAGACATTAACGTATCGCTAACTGCAATGCACGtaactttggttcaggttcaaataaaatgtgaaagaactCACGATGCAATCAAGGAGAATACCGTTTGGATCTTTAATTCTGTTTAGGACCGTCGTTACTTTTCCTGGTTGGTATTCCAGGTGCCAACTGCTCTGTGAGAGATTACCCAGAACTTAGCGTAAAGCAAACACCATTTTATCTCACGCTCGCGGACTGTGAAGGTCAGGGCGAGATGGGTGGTTCGTGGGGCGCGGTGGGGCAGGTCTTCCGGGTCTCGAGCCCCAGGTTTCAGATGAAGAGAAACCACACCTGTGCCCTCTCACCTctgccctgagctgaagccagagtAGGAGGAGACTTTTGGGGGTGCGGGGAGGCAGTGTCTTAGCAGAGGGGGATGGGGGTCACTGTGGCTGGATCAGAGGCCACGcgtgctttgcttttcttcccattGAGAGAGATGGAGTCTAACTCCCTGCCCTTGAACCTAGGCTGGCTCAAGTCTCGGGCTTGACCGGCGGAAGGGCGCAGAAGTTTGGTTCTGGCACTTCCCAGTGGGTTCACACGAAGACTCGTGGGCGGGCCTTTCAGAACATTGGTTCTTGGGGTCCGGCTGCCCAAATCCCACAGGAGTCGTGTGGCGCGGCCTCGGCCGGCAGCCTCGGCGGGGCACTACACGGTGGCTCTGTCTTAGGCGGCCCAGCCTTGTTTGGCCCCAGCTTGGACCTGACCCGGCTGCTGCTGCAGCAGAGCTCCCGCTGAGCTCACCCAGCCCACCGAACCCAGAGAACTGTAAACCGCTGCTCCAAAGCGCTCCGCTTTGGAGTGGTTCCGTCCACAGCAGCAGAGACGTGGGACAGGTGAAACAGTGGCACCACGGCTACTGTTTGCCCCCAAGGATCTTTTTCCTTCGAAGTAAATACGTGCTGAAATAGGGCGCCGGGCTCaaggcggttaagcatccacctttggttggggtcacggtctcacagtttgtgcgttcaaggCCCCCAtcgggtgagcacaagccctgcttcgggattctctctctccctctctctctgcccctcgctcacgctctctctcaaaacaaaacaagaagtgcTGACATATTTATGGTGGAAATAACCTGAGGTTCGCTTCAAATTGGCTGCatgtgaggggaggaggggagggcacgGGCGAAACGGGAGAGGCCATCGGCTGAAAATGATTGAAGCCAGGCAGCGGGCCCACTGGGTTCACAACCCCATTCCTTCCACTTTGGTGCATGGGGTGGTCCCCTCCCACACTGCACTAGGGCAGGCCCGTGTGACCAGAATAGGGCAGAAGTGACCCTGCTTCTAAGAGACGCCGCGGCTGCGTCTGGAGTGCTTGCCGGCTCCCTTGCGCTTGCTCGCTGTCCATCTGTCTCCGAGGCCTCACCCGGGAGCAGCCCTGTGCACAGCCGGGAGCTGCGGGTGACAGGGCACTAACTCCCCAAGCCACGAGGAACCGGGCCTCCTGATCGCAGCACGCGCTGGACTGCAGCCTCCTGAGAGGCCGGGGCCAGAGCACCTGCTCAGCCGCGCCCTGATCCTCGGAAACCCTAGAATAAGCGTGTGCGGCTGCTACACTCCAGGGCACGTTCTCACACGGATTGCTAACAAGATGTATGTTTGGAATTTTCCACAATAgggttttctgcttttgttttcaagCACTTGGGTGACCTGAGGGCAGCGCTCTCCTCACCCAGCCACCCAGCAGTGCGGGACGGTGGTCTGTGGTACCCTGGGTCTCCAATGACAGGGAGCCGCTCTGCTTCGGGGCAGCTCAACTCTGCACAAGGAGCCGCCAGCGCGACTCTTAAGTTACACAAAATTCGCAAATGTTCCTCAAATATGAGAGAATCTCCAAAAGACAACGAAGGTTAGTGTTTTGCATTAAGTTCGCGGCCGaaaccgcgcccccccccccccgcgcgtGGGTTCCCCGCCTGGCCTCGCGGGTCGGGAGGGGGCGACGGCGGGGGGGGCGcccccggtgggggggggggtccttcaGGGACTCGGGCCCCGCGAGAAGGCCTCGCGCTTCACGAGGTCCCTCCCGCTGCTACGAACTGTCCCTCGACCCGGCCCGCTTCCGTCCGGGGCGGCGGACAGCGCACGCCGGGAGCCTCCGAATCGAACCCCCTCCCGCGGCGCCGGCCGTGCGGCGCGGGGGCTCGGGGCGCGCGTCCACGGCCCGGGGTGGGGCGACAGCGCCGGCTCGCCCCCGCGCGGCACCTCGAGGACATGTCACGACGGACGGGGGCCGGGGGAAGGCGCACGGGAGGCTGCGACACTGTCCCGTGCCCACGGAGAGCGGCCGAGCCCCGAGGACCGCCCCGGGCCGGAAAACAGCGGCAGCGAAGGGCGCGAAGCCCCCAAGCGGCCCCGCCCTCGCGGGACGCGCCCACGAGGCCGGCTCCACAAGATGGTGGCGGCGCGCTCCCGGCAGCccgcgcgcgcgcatgcgcccTCCGCCGCAGCCCGGCGCGAGCGGAAGTCGCGTGACCCCGGAAGTGGCGGGCCGGGCGCGCGCGGGCGGGGCGGCGACGTTCGTCATTCCGTGCGGGAGGGAGCGTGAGAGCGGCGCGGTCGAGCCTCCGGTGagcggcggcgggcggggcggggcggggctggggagggggcgccgcGGGGGCCGGGGGTGCGGCGCCTTTGTTCGCGCCGCCCGCCGGGGGTGGGCGCGGGCCGGTGCGGGCCTCCTTTGGGGCCGCCGCCCGAGTCCCgcggcgccccctccccgccgaTGCGCGCCGGCTGGACCCGGGCCCGGCGCCCCCTCCCCGGGGGTGGTGGGCCCGGCACCCGGCCAGGGAAGCGTGGGCACCGCGCCCCTGCCCGGTTCCCGAGCACCCCACCCTGCGCGGCGCGCCTGCCCGCCCAGATTGCGGGGCCCCGCGGAAGGAAGTGTGGGCCGCGGCCATCGCACTCGGAGGAGCCTGTCGCCCGCGGCCGCACTTGGGTGGCGTTAGGGCGTGAGCATTTTAGAGGAATTTAAGAGGAAGCGGCCGTGAGGCCTGGGAAAGCGGGCGGGCCCCACCCCACCAGTGGCCGGCCGGCCGGCTCGGGGTTCCCAGCGGCCCTTTGTGAGGTCTGCTGCTCGGGCAGCTCCGGGCTGCTAGGCTGGTCCGTGGGGAGAGGCGTTGATCATTCTGGGGCAACCTGAGGTCTAGTGCTGACCGGGCTGTGGCCCACTTCCCTTACCGCCCAGAAGGACTTGAGTGGTTTCCGCTACTTCTCAGATTCTAGCGGGGTGCGATGGGGATTCCTAGTTGAAGCCAGCCTCATGCACTGCTCCTTGTTCCCACAGCGCTGTCCCAAGCTCTTCTGGGCCAGGATCCAGAACGAGGGTCCTGAAAGCATAGGCAGGTCACAAACCCTCACAGTTGGAAAGAACATTAGCGCATGGTTAGGGTTCCTCATGACTTTTGGGACCCACCTGTGGGACTCAGGCTGGCCAGGTCGTCTGAGCTCCAGGAGAGCCCTGCGTTTGCAGGGTGAGGCCTTGCTTCACTGTTAGAACAAGACCCAAGGAGTGTGCTTGGTCAGGGAGACCCAGGAGGAGGTGTCCCTTGGGGAGAGGGTCTAGGCAGCTCCAAAAGAACAGCAGGACTTTAGAAGTGACCCCGTAAGGGGCCCTGTCAATTGGGCCTGGTGGTCTGTCTCTTACCCCAGGGTGGGAGAGGTATGCCAGGTCTCCCTGaggagcgggctccaggccccacTTAGTTCTGGATGCTCTGTCCAGACCATCCCAGCAGGTCCCCGAGGTGGGCAGGGCAAGGAGTGTGGTTCCCTCTGGGCCTTAGGAGTCTGTGTCTGGGCCTTTTGCAAAGCTGTGCTCGGAGCTGCTTTCTTCTAGAAGGCAACTATCCCTTGGGGTCCAAATATAGAGCCTGGTTACCTGCAGAGGTTTTTCAACAGCGAACTTGTGCTGGCTGTGGGGCTTGCTGAGGGACAGAAGAGGTAGACACTGTGGGTCCCTTCAGGCTGCCACAGCCCTGTCCCTGCCCACAGGTGTGCCAGACCCAGTTAGAGTAAGTGAGCATGGCCGAGCAGGAACCCACAGCTGAGCAGCTAGCACAGATTGCAGCCGAGAATGAGGAGGACGAGCACTCGGTCAACTATAAGCCCCCCGCCCAGAAGAGTATCCAGGAGATCCAGGAGCTGGACAAGGACGATGAGAGTCTGCGCAAGTACAAGGAGGCCCTGTTGGGCCGTGTAGCTGTGTCTGCTGGTAAGTGGGCTGAGGCAATGCTGAGAGGGACACCTGTCACTTTGGGGTTTCTGCTGCCTCCCCCATCCTGCAAGTCACTAGTGGGGTAGAGCTTTAACCTGCTCTCACTCCGCAGACCCCAACGTCCCCAATGTTGTTGTGACCCGCCTGACCCTGGTGTGTAGCACAGCCCCCGGCCCCCTGGAGCTGGACCTGACAGGTGAGTGGCATCCGGGGGTTTGGAATGCTGGTGCCCTCTTGTGGGGGGCCGGAGAAGTGCAGCCAGGAAGTGTTTGTGGACTCTGACTTTGGAGAGGCCTGGGTCCTGGGTGGGGCTACCTGGGGCCGCCTGGGTCAGGGTGGGAGCGGAAGGGGTGCCCTGCAGCTGCAGACGGGGGACATGCTGAGGTCAGAGCAGCTTCCTGTAGCCGAGCCTTTCAGTACAAGCTTCTTCCTCGGCACAGGTGATCTGGAGAGCTTCAAGAAGCAGTCCTTTGTGCTGAAGGAGGGCGTGGAGTACCGGATAAAAATTTCTTTCCGAGTAAGGCAGacgctggggggcggggggtgctgggAGGAGTTGGGCCTGGAGAGCCCCACCGAGCCGTGTTTGGGTTGTGTCCCTGCAggtgaaccgggagatcgtgtCCGGCATGAAGTACATCCAGCACACGTACAGGAAAGGCGTCAAGAGTGAGTGAGGCGAGCGCCACCTGGCTGGCCCGTGGGAAGGGGCAGGTGGAGGTGGCCGCCCGGGGCGCGGGGAtcagcagggagaggaaggaagcgGTGTGCGGCCCCGGCCCCAGCCTCAGGTGGAGGCGGGTGGCACTGGTGACCTGTGCGTTTCCTATGCGCAGTTGACAAGACCGACTACATGGTGGGGAGCTACGGGCCCCGGGCAGAGGAGTACGAGTTTCTGACGCCCATGGAGGAGGCGCCCAAGGGCATGCTGGCCCGAGGCAGCTACAACATCAAGTCCCGCTTCACAGACGATGACAAGACCGACCACCTGTCGTGGGAGTGGAGCCTCACCATCAAGAAGGACTGGAAGGACTGAGCCCCGGGGGGCGGGCCTTCGGacagacggacggacggacggacctGTCTGacgcgccccacccccaccgcccccaccccctcccagccccctacCAAAGTGCTGACAggcctgccccccctccccccacccgcccgcGGGCccccggcctcctcctcctcggcgGCCTTGCCTTGCTGCTTCTGCCTGCGCTGGGGGGgtagagaggggagggagcctgCACCTCAGGCCTCCACCTCCCTTTCCGTACCCCTTCAGGTTCCCTCCCACCCATCCTAACCCGACTTGAGGCCCCGGCTTTTCCAAGGGAACCTCGTGGCCTTGGCAGTTGCCCTGAATCCTGTTcttcgggggtggggtggggtggggtggggtgcatgATTGGAGGCCTCTTGGGGGCCGGCCACCCTCCTGCTTTCACCTGTCCCCGGTCAGTTCATCCATCGCTGTCAGTAACCGTCTAACCATGATGCCTTAACATGTGGAACGTGTGCTGTGGGGGCCGTCACTAACctctaaccaccccccccccccccccccccgtgtctgCATGAGCATGTGGTCTCCCCGGTCCCCGCCCAATCTGCGATCCCCGTGGCCCCGGGAAGTGTGTGGGATGTGCTGCTGCTCCCCTGCCCGCCAGGGCCTc is drawn from Panthera uncia isolate 11264 chromosome E1, Puncia_PCG_1.0, whole genome shotgun sequence and contains these coding sequences:
- the ARHGDIA gene encoding rho GDP-dissociation inhibitor 1, which translates into the protein MAEQEPTAEQLAQIAAENEEDEHSVNYKPPAQKSIQEIQELDKDDESLRKYKEALLGRVAVSADPNVPNVVVTRLTLVCSTAPGPLELDLTGDLESFKKQSFVLKEGVEYRIKISFRVNREIVSGMKYIQHTYRKGVKIDKTDYMVGSYGPRAEEYEFLTPMEEAPKGMLARGSYNIKSRFTDDDKTDHLSWEWSLTIKKDWKD